The Prunus dulcis chromosome 3, ALMONDv2, whole genome shotgun sequence genome segment CCACTTATCTTATCAATGTTCCATGGCCACAAAatgttattatttaaatataaaaaaatctatttCGTGggtacaattttttattttcacacCTTTCATTCATATGTAGAATCATTTGCTTTGTAGACATAGACTTAGTTAATTTGGCTACAGCATATGTGCTCTTCATTCTGCATCTAAATTCGAATTTTCATctctataatttaaattaatttaaagtaaattatcgcttgttaaaaaaaatcatttgctTTACTCAAAGTAgataccaaaaataccctcAATAAAACCAACCTCTCCTCTTTTTTCGACAACCATTGTCATGCAATATTAGCTTGATAATAGGAACGGCAATGAAATGGATCGATGCCAAATATGTCATTAAGATGCgtagatatatataattggaGTCATACAAAGAATGAAATTTGCAAAATAGCCAAGTAGAAAATCAAGCATAATCAAGCCAGTTGTTAGCTTCTCTTTTCAGCTTCCTTTTTCTAGTGGCTCATTTCTTTGCATTTGCAAACCTAAGACACCTATACATTTCACTGCTTATTGTGATTTCAAGATTTCATAGGCATCTTCAATCTCAGAAACACGCGAATTcgatttctaaaccctaacaCGCTCATTGAGTCATCAACATGGTTGTTGCCTCCGTATCAAGGCTTAGGACTTTCCGGTTGGGTTTTCTTCCTTCAATTATTagtgtttttaattaaaagttaACATTGTTAATTTAGAATTAAGTGGAAGAACATGTGCCAAAAAGTTAGATAGGTAACAAGCGGGCACATGAAAAATAGTAATAGGGAAATTGAACTCCCTTTAAATATTGgttacatataaaaaaaaattagatcAATAACAGGTGGCCACATGAAAAAGTTAGTATTCTATATTTTCTCCTCTCAAAATATTGGTTAGTTGATGAGTGTGCTAATTCATCTGCTAAAGTGTAAATATCCTCAAATAACTCCCACTTGCGTGggttcaaaaaaagaaaaaaatcatgcagTGTGCATTTTGCCCCAATTCTTTTTCCAAATCCCTAGTTTCTTACTACTTGACCTGCCACTTGTAACCTTgactgcctctctctctccaacaaTCTGAAAGATTCCAAACCCCATCATTTACCAAATtgaccaaccaaccaaccccAAATCTCCTATCTGTCACTTGCCGGACTCAAAACCCATTTGCTGCGTTAGCTTATCGGTGTCCTCCTCAGTCTCTCTGTCGGGCTTAAGCGGCAAgccaagcaaagcaaagcaaccGAAGACGtcgagaaagagagaagagaaaaaagaaaaaagaaaaagaagaagaagaagataaataaTGGGCAAGTGCTGAAACgaatatttgaaaaagaaaaaaaaaaagaaaaaagaaagcttTTGCCTTTGATATGTGAATATCCTAATCCTACTATACACGCTAAGCTCTTGTGGTGAaggatcatcatcatcatcgccATCATCATGATTACAAGATTAGAAAATGTCCAACAGCACCAACAACACCAACAGCCACTACCAGCCGCCCACAAAGTAAACGCTTCTTCCTGcgatttattattattatcgtCTCTTCCATGTCAACGTCAGTTGTCTTCACATAGGCACAGCAGCTCCCCCAACCCAACCTCTCCGTGTCTTTGTTTCTCTGGGTCAAGTGCTCAATTGGGTTTTTGCTGCAATCCCCAAAAACCCAATCTTTCTGTACCAGGTTAGCTtggctagctagctagctctcTCACGCATTTATTCGAACACCTGTAGGATTTTGGTAGATTGGGCTGCTTCTACCAATTTATATGGTTCCAATAGATTGTGATGATGCTGATGGTGATATGTGTTACAGCATGTTGTTGTGTATGATTGAGTGAGAGAgttagagaaagagaaagagagagtcttcatgtcttcttctcttgttcCGATGAAACACGacaagaagaagcagaaggTCCCAACAATAATACCAACCTTCCTTCCTCATCTCTTTTTGGGTCAGTGGGttttcattcttcttcttcttccttgctCTGCTTCTGCTGCTTGTAACCAGCTCGATCAGGACGCTCTATTGTCCTTGGCTCTCCAGGCAccattgaatttgaattggtCTTCTTCCACTGACTGTTGCCTTTGGGAAGGAATAACCTGCGGCCCAGATGATCAAGGACATGTCGTCCGGCTATGGCTGCCTAGGAGAGGCTTAACTGGTGTCATCAATTCATCAATCACAAACCTCACCCATCTCACCCACCTCAATCTTTCCCACAATTCTTTCCTGGGTTCTCTCCCTGAAGATTtgttttcatctctctctagTCTCCAAGTCGTTGACTTGAGCTTCAATCGTCTCATTGGCCGTCTACCACCTTCAAATAAAATCAGTCAGCTTCAGGTTCTGAACTTGTCTAGCAATTTCTTCAATGGAACAATCCCATCTTCGATCCTTGCCCCATCGGTGTCCATTTTCAATGTCAGCAACAACAGCTTTTCCGGGTTGATACCCATCGACAATGGTAGCAACCACACATCCCTTACCTTCTTGGACTTGTCCTACAATAAACTCATTGACACAATTCCCCCTGGAATCGGATTATGTTCCAAGCTCCAAGTTTTCCGTGCAGGCTTCAATAGCCTCTCTGGTTCTCTCCCTGATGAAATTTTCAACCTTGCTGATCTCCGACAGCTCTCTCTGCCTGTCAATAGTCTTACAGGACCCATCAACGATGGTATCATGAACCTCACCAATCTCCAGATCCTGGAGATCTTTTCAAACCAGTTCTCTGGGCCAATCCCCAGCCAAATTGGTAGCCTTTCCAGGTTGGAAAATCTGCTGCTCCACGTCAACAACCTCACAGGCCCCTTACCTCTATCTCTCGCCAACAGTACAAAGCTGTCTGCTTTGAATTTGAGGGTCAACAACTTGACTGGAGACCTCTCTTCCTTCAACTTCTCCCCTCTCCAACGCCTCACCACTCTGGACCTTGGCAACAACAACTTCACTGGTGAGTTCCCCAAAAGCCTCTACTCTTGCAAGTCACTAACAGCTATTAGATTGGCCGGGAATCAGCTCACAGGTCAGATATCACCTGAAATAGTTGCATTAGAATCCTTGGCTTTCCTCTCCGTTTCTACCAACAACATGACAAATGCCACTGGGGCTCTTAGGATTCTAAAGGGTTGCAAGAACCTGACCACTCTGATCTTGTCCAATAATTTTCTGTTTGAGCCTGTGCCAGATGATAAAAGCCTAGGAGACCTAGATGGATTCCAAAGCCTTCGGGTTTTTTCTCTTGGGGGTTGCCAATTCACAGGTCAAGTACCCACCTGGCTAGCCAAGCTTAAAAACCTTCAAGCCTTGGACCTGTCATTTAATCTTATAACTGGTACTCTTCCCGGTTGGTTGGCTAGTCTGCCCAACCTTTTCTACATTGATTTGTCCAATAACCTCCTTCAAGGCGGATTTCCTAATGACCTCTTTGGGATGCCAGTTTTGACATCGAAAGAGGCCAGTGATAAGGTGGACAGAAGTTATTTAGAGTTGCCACTATTTGTGAGGCCCAATAATGCTACTGATCAGCAGTACAACCAACTGTCCAACCTCCCCCCAGCCATATATTTGAGTAACAACAGCCTTAATGGCAGTATCCCCATTGAGATTGGCCGATTGAAGTTTATTCATGTGTTGGACCTTAGTCATAACAAATTCTCTGGCAGCATCCCAGATCAGATTTCTAACCTCACTAACTTAGAGAAATTGGATCTTTCCTATAACAGTCTATCTGGTGAAATCCCTGTTTCTCTCAAAGGTCTGCATTTCTTGTCTTCCTTCAGTGTGGCATACAATGATCTTCAGGGACTTGTACCGTCTGGAGGTCAGTTTGATACTTTTACCATGTCCAGCTTTGAAGGGAATCCGGGCTTATGCGGTCCTCCAACTGTGCATCGCACATGTCCTCAACCATTATCACCGGCTGCTTCTCGAAGGTCTAGCAAAAATCTTCTTATTGGACTCACCTCTGGGATCTGTTTTGGCATTGTATTTATTGTTGTTATGTTAGTAGTGTGGATGTTGTCTAAGAGAAGGATCATTCCAGGAGGAGATACTGACAAGATGGATTTTGACACAATGTCTAGCCATTCAGCCACTGCTGTTACTCCTGAGCTTGACAAGGATACCAGCCTAGTCATAGTGTTCCCAACCAATACCAATGAAATCAAGGATCTTACTATAACTGAAATCTTAAAGGCAACTGACAAT includes the following:
- the LOC117622922 gene encoding tyrosine-sulfated glycopeptide receptor 1; the protein is MSSSLVPMKHDKKKQKVPTIIPTFLPHLFLGQWVFILLLLPCSASAACNQLDQDALLSLALQAPLNLNWSSSTDCCLWEGITCGPDDQGHVVRLWLPRRGLTGVINSSITNLTHLTHLNLSHNSFLGSLPEDLFSSLSSLQVVDLSFNRLIGRLPPSNKISQLQVLNLSSNFFNGTIPSSILAPSVSIFNVSNNSFSGLIPIDNGSNHTSLTFLDLSYNKLIDTIPPGIGLCSKLQVFRAGFNSLSGSLPDEIFNLADLRQLSLPVNSLTGPINDGIMNLTNLQILEIFSNQFSGPIPSQIGSLSRLENLLLHVNNLTGPLPLSLANSTKLSALNLRVNNLTGDLSSFNFSPLQRLTTLDLGNNNFTGEFPKSLYSCKSLTAIRLAGNQLTGQISPEIVALESLAFLSVSTNNMTNATGALRILKGCKNLTTLILSNNFLFEPVPDDKSLGDLDGFQSLRVFSLGGCQFTGQVPTWLAKLKNLQALDLSFNLITGTLPGWLASLPNLFYIDLSNNLLQGGFPNDLFGMPVLTSKEASDKVDRSYLELPLFVRPNNATDQQYNQLSNLPPAIYLSNNSLNGSIPIEIGRLKFIHVLDLSHNKFSGSIPDQISNLTNLEKLDLSYNSLSGEIPVSLKGLHFLSSFSVAYNDLQGLVPSGGQFDTFTMSSFEGNPGLCGPPTVHRTCPQPLSPAASRRSSKNLLIGLTSGICFGIVFIVVMLVVWMLSKRRIIPGGDTDKMDFDTMSSHSATAVTPELDKDTSLVIVFPTNTNEIKDLTITEILKATDNFNQANIIGCGGFGLVYRATFANGTRLAVKKLSGDLGLMEREFKAEVEALSTAQHENLVSLQGYCVHDGVRLLIYSYMENGSLDYWLHEKADGASQLDWPTRLKIAQGAGCGLAYMHQICEPHIVHRDIKSSNILLDDKFQAHVADFGLSRLILPYQTHVTTELVGTLGYIPPEYGQAWVATLRGDMYSFGVVMLELLTGKRPFEVCKPRASRELVGWVQQMRREGKPEEVFDPLLRGKGFDEEMLQVLDVACMCVNQNPLKRPTIKEVVDWLKNVGTSHQHQNKAQ